A single Crateriforma conspicua DNA region contains:
- a CDS encoding ABC transporter permease — protein sequence MIWTVIQTGFRRLVHNRVELVMTFIVPIAFFSIFAVIFGRGMGTTPRIKAVVVDEVESATSQAIASEIRESPGIRLMQQDDQVLTRQDAQDLVRGGSVTIAIVLTGTDAEIRADLLADTSDQVAPQVVTALVTRTLMIHAAGSSGMSVMAASAVGPASASGGDADGSDEQSTTWVSDVNAKPAAAMADVQVVDVMKSGKSNPVVSMYAAGIAVMFLLFGAAGAGGAMLEEKENQTLDRLLSTRLSMDQLLLGKWFYQTMLGMVQVSVMFVWAMIVFGVDLWHHLDGFIVMTCVTSAAAAAFGLALATLCRSRGQLNGLSVILILTMSALGGSMVPRYVMSDSLRQAGLWTFNAWALDGFDKVFWRDLPVSTLAPQLVVLLACTFGFLMLARLLAIRWETE from the coding sequence ATGATTTGGACGGTCATCCAAACCGGTTTTCGTCGACTGGTCCACAATCGTGTGGAACTGGTGATGACGTTCATCGTGCCAATCGCATTCTTCAGCATCTTCGCCGTAATTTTCGGACGCGGCATGGGCACCACGCCACGAATCAAGGCCGTGGTGGTCGATGAAGTCGAATCTGCGACAAGTCAAGCCATTGCATCGGAGATCCGCGAAAGTCCGGGAATTCGCTTGATGCAACAAGACGATCAAGTTCTAACCCGACAGGATGCGCAAGACTTGGTACGAGGCGGCAGCGTGACGATCGCGATCGTCCTGACCGGAACCGACGCCGAGATCCGTGCGGATTTGTTGGCCGACACCTCGGATCAAGTGGCACCACAAGTTGTCACCGCCTTGGTGACTCGAACGCTGATGATCCACGCGGCCGGATCATCCGGCATGTCCGTGATGGCCGCATCAGCCGTGGGTCCTGCCTCCGCGTCCGGTGGCGATGCGGATGGAAGCGACGAACAAAGCACGACGTGGGTCAGTGACGTCAACGCCAAGCCGGCCGCCGCCATGGCCGACGTCCAAGTCGTGGACGTGATGAAATCAGGAAAATCCAATCCGGTCGTCAGCATGTACGCGGCGGGCATTGCGGTGATGTTTTTGCTGTTCGGTGCCGCGGGCGCCGGCGGTGCGATGCTGGAAGAGAAGGAAAACCAAACGCTCGATCGCCTGCTAAGCACGCGTTTGTCGATGGACCAATTGTTGCTGGGCAAGTGGTTCTATCAAACGATGCTGGGAATGGTCCAAGTCAGCGTGATGTTTGTCTGGGCAATGATCGTCTTCGGCGTCGACCTTTGGCATCACCTGGACGGGTTCATCGTCATGACTTGTGTGACCTCCGCCGCGGCCGCTGCCTTCGGTTTGGCCTTGGCAACACTGTGTCGTTCCAGAGGCCAGCTGAATGGGTTGTCGGTCATCTTGATTTTGACGATGAGTGCGCTGGGCGGTTCGATGGTGCCGCGTTACGTGATGAGCGATTCATTGCGTCAGGCCGGGTTGTGGACCTTCAATGCATGGGCCTTGGACGGTTTCGACAAAGTTTTTTGGCGCGACTTGCCGGTATCCACGCTTGCCCCACAGTTGGTGGTTTTGTTGGCATGCACCTTTGGTTTCTTGATGCTGGCGCGATTGTTGGCCATTCGCTGGGAAACGGAATGA
- a CDS encoding biotin--[acetyl-CoA-carboxylase] ligase, which produces MKSEIDPSGKAAVKRLLDEHVCATAVYLPETASTNTLAIHQVRSEAMDSSQLPRLVLADQQTGGRGRMGRQWESDDGTLTFSLVVEAGTMETLPLAVGVGIARAIDFEFAPLMLRLKWPNDLILGDSKLGGILCEAVQESTPTPSGKRRVIVGVGLNVSSAPDFVGPDVPPAISLSQHVGRPIKRYGVLFPIVSGILSTLSELENAPESVLGEFRSRCWLSGQLIRFTRGNEPMTGRCLGIDPTGHLRVQTQDTILTLGSGDVQRLRPA; this is translated from the coding sequence ATGAAATCGGAAATTGATCCGTCTGGAAAAGCCGCTGTTAAACGCCTGCTGGATGAACATGTTTGCGCCACCGCGGTGTATTTGCCGGAGACGGCATCGACCAACACACTGGCCATTCACCAAGTCCGCAGCGAAGCGATGGATTCGTCCCAACTGCCTCGCTTGGTGCTGGCTGACCAACAAACCGGCGGTCGGGGCCGAATGGGGCGTCAGTGGGAAAGCGATGACGGCACGCTGACATTCAGCCTGGTCGTCGAAGCGGGAACGATGGAAACTTTGCCATTGGCGGTGGGCGTCGGAATCGCCCGGGCGATCGATTTCGAATTCGCTCCCCTGATGTTGCGTTTGAAATGGCCCAATGATTTGATTCTTGGGGATTCCAAACTGGGCGGCATCTTGTGCGAAGCGGTCCAGGAATCGACGCCCACACCATCGGGCAAACGTCGCGTCATCGTGGGCGTCGGCTTGAACGTGTCCAGCGCACCGGACTTCGTCGGTCCTGATGTACCTCCCGCGATTTCGCTCAGCCAGCACGTCGGGCGACCCATCAAACGCTATGGCGTGCTGTTTCCGATCGTGTCCGGAATCTTGTCGACGTTGTCCGAACTAGAAAATGCACCGGAGTCAGTGCTGGGCGAATTTCGCAGTCGATGCTGGCTGTCCGGCCAACTAATCCGGTTCACGCGTGGCAACGAACCGATGACCGGTCGATGCTTGGGAATCGATCCCACCGGCCACCTTCGTGTCCAAACTCAGGATACGATTCTGACGTTGGGATCGGGCGATGTGCAAAGGCTGCGTCCCGCCTAA
- a CDS encoding 3-keto-disaccharide hydrolase, with amino-acid sequence MKNQLGVHVVFACLLLSLTINVSARGDQPASVADATSEDGFVTLFDGQSLDGWTGAVDGYEVVDGAIQCKAKHGGNLYTKEVYGDFVVRLEFQLPPRGNNGLAIRFPGKGDPAYVGMCELQVLDNTHPDYANLDDRQFHGSAYGMAAAKRGALKPVGQWNEQEVTVIGSTIRVVLNGQEILNTDLSKIDEYLADRPHPGKDRVEGHFGFAGHGDAVKFRNVRIKSL; translated from the coding sequence ATGAAAAACCAACTTGGCGTCCACGTTGTCTTTGCTTGTTTGTTGTTGTCGCTGACGATCAACGTATCCGCTCGGGGCGATCAGCCTGCGTCTGTCGCCGATGCGACCAGCGAAGATGGATTCGTCACCCTTTTTGACGGCCAGTCCTTGGACGGTTGGACCGGCGCGGTTGACGGTTACGAGGTGGTCGACGGGGCGATCCAGTGCAAAGCCAAGCACGGCGGAAACCTGTACACCAAGGAAGTGTACGGGGACTTTGTGGTCCGATTGGAATTCCAATTACCGCCACGGGGAAACAATGGTCTGGCCATTCGTTTTCCGGGCAAGGGTGATCCCGCCTACGTCGGCATGTGTGAACTGCAGGTGCTGGACAACACGCATCCCGATTATGCCAACTTGGACGATCGACAATTTCACGGCAGCGCCTATGGCATGGCGGCAGCCAAACGTGGTGCATTGAAACCGGTCGGTCAGTGGAACGAACAAGAGGTGACGGTGATCGGATCCACCATTCGTGTCGTCTTGAACGGCCAAGAAATCCTGAACACGGATCTGTCGAAGATCGATGAATACTTGGCCGACCGACCGCACCCCGGCAAGGATCGTGTGGAGGGTCACTTTGGTTTTGCCGGCCACGGCGATGCGGTCAAATTCCGAAACGTCCGCATCAAATCGCTCTAG
- a CDS encoding ExbD/TolR family protein — protein sequence MKVPAASEATSLEVKMTPMIDVVFLLLVFFVWTSSFEKPEFDLPSSIVQPPQGTSEVETADQPAESFDEIVVRLIESAGTMQIRMNGQAIDTADQLRQRLSEILALDVEPSVVIDPDGNITMDDAVHIYDVARSAGAARVLFATDDTPDAAVSPQVAP from the coding sequence ATGAAGGTTCCCGCGGCCAGCGAAGCAACATCATTGGAGGTCAAGATGACGCCGATGATCGATGTCGTGTTCTTGTTGCTGGTGTTTTTTGTCTGGACCAGCAGTTTCGAAAAGCCCGAATTCGATCTACCCAGTTCAATTGTTCAACCGCCACAAGGAACCAGCGAGGTCGAAACCGCCGATCAACCGGCGGAATCATTTGATGAAATCGTTGTCCGCTTGATTGAATCCGCGGGCACGATGCAAATCCGCATGAATGGGCAAGCGATCGATACCGCAGACCAATTGCGTCAACGATTGTCGGAGATTTTGGCGTTGGATGTGGAACCGTCGGTCGTGATCGACCCGGACGGAAATATCACCATGGACGATGCGGTGCATATTTATGACGTTGCGCGGTCGGCAGGAGCGGCAAGAGTACTGTTCGCCACCGACGACACACCCGACGCCGCCGTGTCGCCGCAGGTTGCACCGTGA
- a CDS encoding sigma-70 family RNA polymerase sigma factor: MSVETKIRKIQRLLRHDSDLAWQVFTETYDRMILAWLEQAGVQSADALDIRQEVLTTVHSEIETFVDSGDETCFPRWLRRVTANRMRRLWASRDRRHDCALVADLSSIADQLEDHRSELSSRWDRQYESELVQQCLDALGDRFSKRNLDAFRRVVLCEEPQALVAEDLGMSLGGLRVAQHRIMRALRRNADATHCAIG, translated from the coding sequence GTGTCTGTAGAGACCAAAATTCGAAAAATTCAGCGGCTGCTTCGCCACGATAGTGATTTGGCTTGGCAGGTGTTCACCGAGACCTACGACCGGATGATTCTGGCTTGGTTGGAACAAGCCGGCGTCCAATCGGCCGACGCGCTAGACATTCGTCAGGAGGTTCTGACGACCGTGCATTCGGAAATCGAGACCTTCGTCGATTCGGGCGATGAGACATGTTTTCCACGCTGGTTGCGACGCGTGACCGCCAATCGCATGCGGCGCTTGTGGGCCTCCCGCGATCGGCGACACGATTGTGCGCTGGTCGCGGATTTGTCATCGATCGCCGACCAACTGGAAGATCATCGCAGCGAGTTGTCGTCGCGGTGGGATCGGCAGTATGAAAGCGAGTTGGTCCAGCAGTGCCTGGACGCGTTGGGCGATCGGTTCAGCAAACGCAACCTGGACGCGTTTCGCCGCGTCGTTTTATGCGAAGAACCCCAGGCCTTGGTCGCAGAAGATCTGGGCATGTCGCTGGGCGGATTGCGAGTTGCACAGCATCGAATCATGCGGGCGCTCCGTCGGAATGCAGACGCCACCCATTGTGCGATTGGCTAG
- a CDS encoding TIGR03936 family radical SAM-associated protein, translated as MRVRYRIRFAKVGLLRWISHRDLATLWERLARRVRLPLSMTEGFHPKPRIGFPSALALGIESLDEVVEIELTESPAPADLLAVLAGDRQPGLLIRSVARLPEGFGKARLQSADYVITIPADADLAAVESSIQRLKDEPHVSVQRKQKTVTADLSQQVPVMQLCDASESHDRVAPDPQFEHQQRLHLSMNSVDGAALKPGDVLELMNVQHWIPAGSTITRTRIVLVKDFTPDDPDQYAVASPPGSEHETLKPSASM; from the coding sequence ATGCGCGTCCGCTATCGCATTCGTTTCGCCAAAGTCGGCTTGCTGCGTTGGATCAGCCATCGGGACTTGGCAACCTTGTGGGAACGGTTGGCCCGCCGCGTGCGTTTGCCGCTGTCGATGACCGAGGGCTTTCACCCCAAGCCGCGGATCGGATTCCCATCGGCTTTGGCGTTGGGCATCGAAAGCCTGGACGAAGTCGTTGAAATTGAATTAACCGAGTCTCCGGCTCCGGCCGATTTGTTGGCGGTGCTGGCCGGCGACCGGCAACCGGGTTTGCTGATCCGCAGCGTCGCGCGGCTTCCCGAAGGTTTCGGCAAGGCGCGTCTGCAGAGTGCCGACTACGTGATCACGATTCCCGCCGATGCCGATCTGGCGGCGGTCGAATCATCGATCCAGCGTTTGAAAGACGAGCCTCATGTTTCGGTCCAACGGAAACAGAAAACCGTGACCGCGGATCTGTCCCAACAAGTCCCCGTGATGCAGTTGTGCGATGCCAGCGAATCGCACGACCGCGTGGCACCCGATCCTCAATTCGAACACCAACAGCGTTTGCACTTGTCGATGAACAGCGTCGACGGCGCCGCTCTGAAGCCGGGCGATGTCCTGGAATTGATGAATGTCCAACACTGGATCCCCGCCGGATCCACCATCACCCGCACGCGAATCGTGCTGGTCAAAGACTTTACACCCGATGATCCCGACCAATACGCGGTGGCATCACCGCCGGGATCCGAACATGAAACACTGAAACCGTCGGCGTCCATGTAA
- the sthA gene encoding Si-specific NAD(P)(+) transhydrogenase, which produces MTTSNFHYDLFVIGTGPGGEGAAMQAAKGGLRVGVAERYQQIGGGCTHWGTIPSKALRYAVTSTMRSLRNPVLREMGVNVSPSMAQLQRGTQSIIGKQVSMRQSFYDRNHVPVHRGQCRFVDEHTVQVDDGELIRSKFFVVATGTRPWRPPGVDFDHPRVFDSDTVLDLEERPDSITVYGAGVIGTEYASMFRNLGIKVNLVNSRSKLLEFLDDEIIDALSYHLRDQGVIIRHNESMDSIDPQDDGVILTLKSGKRLKTDVLLWANGRQGNTDDLGLDNIPIEANRRGQIDVNEQFQTVLPHIYAVGDVIGMPSLASAAYTQGRAAAMHLLGTADGNLRVHDIPTGIYTSPEISSVGRNERELTEACIPYEVGQAQFRSLARAQITGSTTGMLKLLFHRDTREILGVHCFGANASEIIHIGQAIMNQPGEHNTINYFIETTFNYPTMAEAYRVAALNGVNRLF; this is translated from the coding sequence ATGACTACATCGAACTTTCACTACGATCTGTTTGTGATCGGGACCGGACCGGGCGGCGAAGGCGCCGCGATGCAGGCGGCCAAGGGCGGTCTGCGGGTCGGTGTGGCCGAACGCTATCAGCAAATCGGCGGCGGCTGCACCCACTGGGGCACGATCCCCAGCAAAGCCCTGCGATACGCGGTCACCAGCACGATGCGATCGCTGCGGAATCCTGTTTTGCGTGAAATGGGTGTCAACGTCAGCCCGTCGATGGCCCAACTTCAACGCGGCACGCAATCGATCATCGGCAAACAGGTTTCCATGCGGCAGTCGTTTTATGACCGCAATCACGTTCCGGTACACCGTGGCCAATGCCGGTTTGTCGACGAACACACCGTACAAGTCGATGACGGCGAGCTGATTCGATCCAAATTCTTTGTCGTCGCCACCGGCACCCGTCCGTGGCGTCCGCCGGGCGTCGATTTTGACCACCCGCGGGTGTTTGACAGCGACACGGTTTTGGATCTGGAAGAACGTCCCGATTCGATCACGGTTTATGGTGCCGGCGTCATCGGCACCGAATACGCGTCGATGTTTCGGAACCTGGGGATCAAAGTCAACTTGGTCAACTCGCGTTCGAAGTTGCTGGAATTCTTGGACGACGAAATCATTGACGCCCTTTCCTATCACTTGCGTGACCAGGGCGTCATCATTCGCCACAACGAATCGATGGATTCGATCGATCCGCAAGACGATGGCGTGATCTTGACCCTGAAAAGTGGCAAGCGTCTGAAGACCGACGTTTTGCTGTGGGCCAACGGTCGCCAAGGAAACACCGATGACTTGGGGCTGGACAACATTCCGATCGAAGCCAACCGCCGTGGCCAAATCGATGTGAATGAACAGTTCCAAACCGTGCTGCCGCACATCTATGCCGTCGGCGATGTGATCGGAATGCCGTCACTGGCCAGCGCCGCGTACACCCAGGGCCGCGCCGCGGCGATGCATTTGTTGGGAACCGCGGACGGAAACCTGCGGGTTCACGACATTCCCACAGGGATCTACACCAGTCCGGAAATCAGTTCGGTCGGACGTAATGAGCGTGAATTGACCGAAGCCTGTATTCCCTACGAAGTCGGCCAAGCACAGTTCCGCAGTCTGGCAAGGGCCCAGATCACCGGCAGCACCACCGGCATGTTGAAACTGTTGTTCCATCGTGACACACGCGAAATCCTGGGCGTGCACTGCTTCGGTGCCAACGCTTCGGAAATCATTCACATCGGCCAAGCGATCATGAATCAGCCCGGCGAACACAACACGATCAACTACTTCATCGAAACGACGTTCAACTATCCGACGATGGCCGAAGCGTATCGCGTGGCGGCCTTGAACGGTGTCAATCGGTTGTTTTAG
- a CDS encoding ABC transporter ATP-binding protein gives MLQIQDLRKSFGSTRAVDGVTFTMGEGRRVALLGPNGAGKTTTIRCISGRTRADSGSITLSGRPIDEAGVRDGIGLVPQDIAVYGDLSAKQNFYTFGRFHGLRGDKLADRIDWALHWTGLDGRADELVAGFSGGMKRRVNLACGVLHRPHLILLDEPTVGVDPQSRHRIFSMLNDLNAAGTSILLTTHHLDEAQSQSDKIVIVDQGRVVAEGNFDQLVAQTVGPQRLVRLRVDQTSHSPPQPHRRTPGSGPQHQRETVTAGARRFATLTAKIDDVGRELPGVLESARQQGFAIHDVEVQAPTLHDVFLHLTGHDLRD, from the coding sequence TTGCTACAGATCCAAGACCTGCGAAAGTCGTTCGGTTCGACCCGTGCGGTCGACGGGGTGACGTTTACCATGGGCGAAGGCCGGCGAGTGGCACTTTTGGGCCCCAATGGCGCGGGCAAAACCACCACGATCCGCTGTATCTCCGGCCGGACACGGGCCGATTCGGGGTCGATCACGCTTTCGGGACGACCGATCGATGAAGCGGGAGTCCGCGACGGGATCGGATTGGTTCCGCAAGACATCGCCGTGTATGGCGATCTATCCGCGAAGCAGAACTTTTACACGTTCGGTCGATTCCACGGACTGCGTGGTGACAAACTGGCCGACCGGATTGATTGGGCACTTCACTGGACGGGTCTGGACGGTCGCGCCGACGAATTGGTGGCCGGATTTTCCGGTGGCATGAAACGACGGGTCAATCTGGCGTGCGGTGTGTTGCATCGGCCGCACCTGATCCTGCTGGACGAACCGACCGTGGGCGTGGATCCGCAGAGTCGTCATCGAATTTTTTCAATGCTGAACGATTTGAATGCGGCCGGGACGTCAATTTTGCTGACGACCCATCACTTGGACGAAGCCCAGTCGCAAAGCGACAAGATCGTGATCGTCGACCAGGGCCGCGTCGTCGCCGAAGGCAATTTTGATCAGCTGGTGGCCCAAACCGTCGGGCCCCAGCGTTTGGTTCGTCTGCGTGTGGATCAGACGTCACACTCACCGCCACAGCCGCACCGCCGGACGCCGGGAAGCGGACCGCAGCATCAACGGGAAACGGTGACCGCCGGTGCACGCCGATTCGCAACATTGACCGCAAAGATTGATGATGTCGGCCGTGAATTGCCCGGTGTTCTTGAATCCGCAAGACAACAAGGCTTTGCGATTCACGACGTCGAAGTCCAAGCGCCCACTCTGCACGACGTTTTTTTGCATCTGACCGGACACGATTTGCGAGACTGA
- a CDS encoding ExbD/TolR family protein — protein sequence MKIPQSRQRGSLGANMTPMIDVVFLLIIFFLVSSHLARRESRLPMDLPGAQTSADADPQRAALTINIDQAGRIVVHGVAVSPDDLLAILNDHLRRNESDAAVRVRAHRFAAYRSVEPVLRTVADTGIHDVRLSVQKSRVGGATR from the coding sequence ATGAAAATTCCTCAGTCGCGGCAACGTGGTTCGTTGGGCGCGAACATGACGCCGATGATCGACGTGGTCTTTCTGTTGATCATTTTCTTCCTCGTGTCCAGTCATTTGGCACGACGCGAAAGTCGTTTGCCGATGGACCTGCCCGGCGCACAGACGTCGGCCGATGCCGATCCGCAGCGGGCCGCGCTGACCATCAACATCGACCAAGCGGGACGCATCGTGGTCCATGGGGTCGCGGTCAGTCCCGATGACCTGTTGGCGATTTTGAACGATCACCTTCGCCGCAATGAATCCGATGCCGCGGTTCGTGTCCGTGCTCATCGCTTTGCCGCGTATCGTTCGGTCGAACCAGTGTTGCGGACCGTCGCTGACACAGGCATCCACGATGTCCGGTTGTCGGTACAAAAGTCCCGTGTCGGGGGAGCAACGCGATGA
- a CDS encoding Rne/Rng family ribonuclease codes for MTTKMLINVLQPEESRIAILKDNRLEELYMERKSVEAFAGNIYRGKIVNLEPSIQAAFVDFGVGRNGFLHISDVEPQYFRQGGYDPEEIMRESDEMAEASARRARESGRGGKRVFKGGRPRVKPPIQEIFKRGDEVLVQVIKEGIGTKGPTLSTYISIPGRYLVLMPALGRVGVSRKIEDEDDRKRLKRCLLSLNPPKGLGFIVRTAGAGRKEQELQRDLEYLLRLWKAIVRRVKNKKDPGEIYAESDLIIRTIRDIFSDEIDEIVIDEKESYDQARDFLKMVMPRVADRLSLYEGREPLFHKYKLEEEIVQINQRQVPLPDGGSIVIDPTEALVAIDVNSGNFRGNDSAEENAFRLNLSAAKEIARQLRLRDLGGVIVNDFIDMRKESHRRKVERALRDAMSEDKARTKILRTSPFGLIEMTRQRIRPGLKRTIYQDCPCCQGRGLVKTAESMSIEVIRMLALAVKNEHIDRVTVRVNDEVAAYLNNKKRREVTEMEDSGKMTVQILGSEGLFPEHLELDCRDEHGNRVEIDA; via the coding sequence ATGACGACCAAAATGTTGATCAACGTTTTGCAGCCCGAAGAAAGCCGCATTGCCATTTTGAAGGACAATCGGCTGGAAGAGCTGTACATGGAACGCAAGAGCGTCGAAGCATTTGCGGGCAACATCTATCGGGGCAAAATCGTCAACCTGGAACCCAGTATCCAAGCGGCCTTCGTCGACTTTGGCGTCGGCCGCAACGGCTTTCTGCACATCAGCGATGTCGAACCGCAGTACTTTCGCCAAGGCGGTTACGACCCCGAAGAAATCATGCGGGAATCGGATGAAATGGCCGAAGCGTCTGCACGCCGCGCACGTGAATCGGGCCGTGGCGGCAAACGAGTCTTCAAAGGTGGTCGCCCGCGAGTGAAGCCGCCGATCCAAGAGATCTTCAAACGTGGCGACGAAGTCCTGGTCCAAGTGATCAAAGAAGGCATCGGAACCAAAGGCCCCACGCTCAGCACCTATATCAGCATCCCCGGCCGCTATCTGGTGTTGATGCCCGCGCTCGGCCGCGTCGGTGTCAGTCGCAAAATCGAAGACGAAGACGATCGCAAACGATTGAAGCGATGCCTGTTGTCACTGAACCCACCCAAAGGCCTGGGCTTCATCGTTCGGACCGCCGGCGCGGGACGCAAAGAACAGGAGCTGCAACGTGATTTGGAATACCTGTTGCGGCTGTGGAAGGCGATCGTCCGCCGCGTGAAAAACAAGAAGGATCCCGGCGAAATTTACGCCGAAAGTGATCTGATCATTCGCACCATCCGCGATATCTTCAGCGACGAGATCGACGAAATCGTCATCGATGAAAAGGAAAGTTACGACCAAGCGCGTGACTTTCTAAAGATGGTGATGCCGCGGGTGGCCGATCGGCTGAGCCTGTACGAAGGGCGGGAACCGTTGTTCCACAAGTACAAGCTGGAAGAGGAAATCGTCCAAATCAACCAGCGGCAGGTTCCGTTGCCCGACGGCGGCAGCATCGTGATCGATCCCACCGAAGCGTTGGTGGCGATCGACGTGAACAGCGGCAATTTTCGCGGCAACGATTCGGCCGAAGAAAACGCATTCCGCTTGAATTTGTCGGCGGCCAAGGAAATCGCTCGCCAATTGCGTTTGCGTGACCTTGGTGGTGTGATCGTCAACGACTTCATCGACATGCGAAAGGAAAGCCATCGTCGCAAAGTCGAACGGGCGCTGCGTGACGCGATGTCCGAAGACAAGGCGCGGACCAAGATCTTGCGTACCAGCCCATTCGGTTTGATCGAAATGACACGCCAACGGATTCGTCCGGGCTTGAAGCGAACGATCTATCAAGATTGCCCGTGCTGTCAGGGACGCGGTTTGGTCAAAACCGCCGAAAGCATGTCGATCGAAGTCATCCGCATGTTGGCTTTGGCCGTCAAGAACGAACACATCGATCGCGTTACTGTCCGAGTCAACGACGAAGTCGCCGCGTACTTGAACAACAAGAAACGTCGCGAAGTGACCGAGATGGAAGATTCCGGCAAGATGACCGTGCAAATCTTGGGCAGCGAAGGTCTGTTCCCCGAACACTTGGAACTGGACTGCCGCGACGAACACGGCAACCGCGTCGAAATCGACGCATAG
- a CDS encoding response regulator transcription factor, with translation MALVGLGGKVGTNTLYLVAAVRDQAEALAASCESADWALQFCTGPSEYACVRDASHPSCAVIFESKGIPPSFLSLRDIADEVPIPWLVLTDRPDMAVATKWMRCGAMDVFPVDVGTLTLRAAIENAMRVDAEQASLNRRMADVKAAYATLSPRQREIIHLVLEGRQNKWIANSLEISKRTVELDRATVLAKLNVENAVELARLVTELRCHEQWGGCVHCRIDPGTSNVAGPHWQHTSQGRPQAVAESPHRGGSDPTA, from the coding sequence ATGGCGTTGGTCGGGTTAGGTGGCAAAGTGGGTACCAACACGTTGTATTTGGTCGCAGCCGTTCGCGACCAAGCCGAGGCATTGGCGGCAAGCTGCGAATCGGCTGACTGGGCACTTCAATTCTGTACCGGGCCGAGTGAGTACGCTTGTGTGCGTGACGCATCGCACCCCAGCTGTGCGGTGATCTTTGAAAGCAAGGGGATCCCCCCAAGCTTCCTATCGCTTCGTGACATCGCCGACGAAGTTCCAATCCCATGGCTGGTCTTGACCGACCGTCCCGATATGGCGGTGGCGACCAAGTGGATGCGGTGCGGCGCGATGGACGTCTTCCCAGTCGACGTGGGAACACTGACTTTGCGAGCGGCAATCGAAAATGCGATGCGAGTTGACGCTGAACAGGCGTCCTTGAATCGCCGCATGGCCGACGTCAAAGCCGCTTATGCAACGCTGTCTCCACGTCAACGCGAGATCATTCACTTGGTGCTGGAAGGTCGGCAGAACAAATGGATCGCCAACAGTTTGGAAATCAGTAAGCGGACCGTCGAACTGGACCGGGCAACCGTGCTGGCCAAACTGAACGTGGAGAATGCTGTGGAATTGGCTCGACTGGTGACCGAATTGCGTTGCCATGAGCAATGGGGTGGCTGCGTGCATTGCCGCATCGATCCGGGAACCAGCAACGTGGCCGGGCCACATTGGCAACACACCTCGCAAGGTCGACCACAAGCGGTTGCCGAATCGCCCCATCGGGGCGGCAGTGATCCAACGGCGTGA